A window from Lepus europaeus isolate LE1 chromosome 20, mLepTim1.pri, whole genome shotgun sequence encodes these proteins:
- the NACC1 gene encoding nucleus accumbens-associated protein 1, which produces MAQILQMEIPNFGNSILECLNEQRLQGLYCDVSVVVKGHAFKAHRAVLAASSSYFRDLFNSSRSAVVELPAAVQPQSFQQILSFCYTGRLSMNVGDQFLLMYTAGFLQIQEIMEKGTEFFLKVSSPSCDSQGLHAEEAPSSEPQSPVAQTSGWPACSTPLPLVSRVKTEQQESDSVQCTPVAKRLWDGGPKEAGGGGSGGNGSRKMAKFSVPDLAANRQPPQQGPVVAAAQPAGVAVAAVVGAGQPASAAAAAAGVVSGPSTSERTSPGTSSAYTSDSPGSYHNEEDEEEDAGEEGSDEQYRQICNMYTMYSMMNVGPAAEKVEALPEQVAPESRSRIRVRQDLASLPAELINQIGNRCHPKLYDEGDPSEKLELVTGTNVYITRAQLMNCHVSAGTRHKVLLRRLLASFFDRNTLANSCGTGIRSSSNDPSRKPLDSRVLHAVKYYCQNFAPNFKESEMNAIAADMCTNARRVVRKSWMPKLKLLTAEGDAYTTFISDTGKMEPDVMGAEHGFEPAHDGEAGPSAEALQ; this is translated from the exons ATGGCGCAGATCCTCCAAATGGAGATCCCCAACTTCGGCAACAGCATCTTGGAGTGCCTCAACGAACAGCGGCTGCAGGGCCTGTACTGTGACGTGTCGGTGGTGGTCAAGGGCCACGCCTTCAAGGCGCACCGGGCCGTGCTGGCCGCCAGCAGCTCCTACTTCCGGGACCTGTTCAACAGCAGCCGCAGCGCCGTGGTGGAGCTGCCGGCGGCCGTGCAGCCGCAGTCGTTCCAGCAGATCCTGAGCTTCTGCTACACGGGCCGGCTGAGCATGAACGTGGGGGACCAGTTCCTGCTCATGTACACGGCCGGCTTCCTGCAGATCCAGGAGATCATGGAGAAGGGCACCGAGTTCTTCCTGAAGGTGAGCTCCCCGAGCTGCGACTCGCAGGGCCTGCACGCCGAGGAGGCGCCCTCGTCCGAGCCGCAGAGCCCCGTGGCGCAGACTTCCGGCTGGCCGGCCTGCAGCACTCCGCTGCCGCTCGTGTCGCGGGTCAAGACGGAGCAGCAGGAGTCGGACTCGGTGCAGTGCACGCCCGTGGCCAAGCGGCTGTGGGACGGTGGCCCCAAGGAGGCTgggggcggcggcagcggcggcaatGGCAGCCGCAAGATGGCCAAGTTCTCCGTGCCGGACCTGGCGGCCAACCGGCAGCCCCCGCAGCAGGGCCCCGTGGTGGCGGCCGCACAGCCTGCCGGAGTGGCTGTGGCCgcggtggtgggggcggggcagccggccagcgcggcggcggcggcggcgggcgtgGTGAGCGGGCCCAGCACGTCGGAGCGCACGAGCCCCGGCACCTCGAGCGCCTACACCAGCGACAGTCCTGGCTCCTATCACaacgaggaggacgaggaggaggacgCGGGGGAGGAAGGCTCGGACGAGCAGTACCGGCAGATCTGCAACATGTACACCATGTACAGCATGATGAACGTCGGGCCGGCAG CCGAGAAGGTTGAGGCCCTCCCGGAACAGGTGGCCCCCGAGTCCCGCAGCCGGATCCGAGTGCGGCAGGACCTGGCGTCGCTGCCGGCCGAGCTCATCAACCAGATCGGCAACCGCTGTCACCCCAAGCTCTACGACGAGGGCGACCCCTCCGAGAAGCTGGAGCTGGTGACAG GCACCAACGTGTACATCACGAGGGCGCAGCTCATGAACTGTCACGTGAGCGCCGGCACCCGGCACAAGGTCTTGCTGCGGCGGCTCCTCGCCTCCTTCTTCGACCG GAACACGCTGGCCAacagctgtggcaccggcatccgcTCCTCCAGCAATGACCCCAGCCGCAAACCACTGGACAGCCGCGTTCTCCACGCCGTCAAGT ACTACTGCCAGAACTTCGCCCCCAACTTCAAGGAGAGCGAGATGAACGCCATCGCGGCCGACATGTGCACCAACGCGCGCCGGGTCGTGCGCAAGAGCTGGATGCCCAAGCTGAAGCTGCTCACCGCCGAGGGCGACGCCTACACTACCTTCATCAGCGACACGGGCAAGATGGAGCCGGACGTGATGGGCGCAGAGCATGGCTTCGAGCCGGCCCACGACGGCGAGGCGGGCCCCTCGGCCGAGGCCCTGCAGTAA